Within the uncultured Campylobacter sp. genome, the region CTTGCGTCGTATTCGCTCATCGTGATTAAATTTTTCACGACGAGCTTTCGCTTGAATTCGCTAAAGCTCTCATCGCCCAAAGCCGCGCAAAGCTCTCTAGCGCGGTCGTTTCTAAAATTTATAAAAATCACTCCGTCGTCCGCGCCGATACCGCTAAAGCCGTTAAAGCTCGCAGGCTCGATAAACTCGTCGCTCACGCCGCGCTCATAGCTTTGCAACACGTATTCGCTCGGCAAAATTTCAAGCGGAGCCGTCTCACCCATGAGCACATCGTAAGCGCGCCTTACGCGATCAAAGCGCTTGTCGCGATCCATCGCGTAAAAGCGCCCGCTCACGCTAGCAACTTTAAATTTAGCCTGTAGGCGCTTTAAAAATTCCGCTCCGCTGCTCGGCGAAACATCGCGCCCGTCGGTGATAGCGTGCGCCCACGTCTCGCAACCCGCATTCTGCGCTATCTCGCAGATCGCGTCGAAATGGCGTAGATGCGAATGCACGCCGCCGTCGCTGTAAAGCCCTATGACGTGCAGCCTGCGGCACTTTGAAAGCAGGCTCTGCAGCGCTTCGTTTTTCTCAAGCGAGCCCTCATCGATCGCGCGATCGATTTTGACTAGGTTTTGATACAGAATTCTACCGCTTCCGATCGTCATGTGCCCTACTTCGCTATTTCCCATCTGCCCCTGCGGCAAGCCCACGGCAAGCCCGGAGGTGCGCAGCAGCGTATTGGGCACGTTTTTAAAAAGATAATCATAGGCGGGCTTTTTTGCATTTGCAAACGCGTTAAATTTATCGCTCGCGTTAAAGCCGATGCCGTCGGTGATAAGTAAAATCGTCTTTTGCCCCATTTTGGCTCCTAAATTTCGTCTAAATTTCGCCGCGCAGGTCTTTTGAAG harbors:
- the gpmI gene encoding 2,3-bisphosphoglycerate-independent phosphoglycerate mutase, with the translated sequence MGQKTILLITDGIGFNASDKFNAFANAKKPAYDYLFKNVPNTLLRTSGLAVGLPQGQMGNSEVGHMTIGSGRILYQNLVKIDRAIDEGSLEKNEALQSLLSKCRRLHVIGLYSDGGVHSHLRHFDAICEIAQNAGCETWAHAITDGRDVSPSSGAEFLKRLQAKFKVASVSGRFYAMDRDKRFDRVRRAYDVLMGETAPLEILPSEYVLQSYERGVSDEFIEPASFNGFSGIGADDGVIFINFRNDRARELCAALGDESFSEFKRKLVVKNLITMSEYDASFKFPLLFEKPVLKNTLCEVIAEAGLTQLHTAETEKYAHVTFFFNGGVEEPLPNETRVLIPSPKVKTYDEQPQMSAPAVCDAVIRGIEAGIDFIVVNFANGDMVGHTGNYDAAIKAVEAVDECIGKILSAAQAHDYAYVQISDHGNCEAMRDEGGEILTNHTTFDVFCFVLGRDVRELKSGLGLSNVAATVLKLMGLPKPAEMDEALF